A window of the Citrus sinensis cultivar Valencia sweet orange chromosome 9, DVS_A1.0, whole genome shotgun sequence genome harbors these coding sequences:
- the LOC102629462 gene encoding protein ENHANCED DOWNY MILDEW 2: MASSDDEVEVGQKLVSDYYFEHEGEGKQKEIISFSALPIQWNENERTGGCKELIYLRGAADSGLQKIFKPVIAWKFDLTNVIPEIFVLSKENSWIKLQKPRKCYEEIYRTILIMVHCLSYAKRNPEATAKSIWDFLSRFFCLYEVRPSQNDLVDHMDLIKEALERDDVLAKSKFLVTFLEEKPTKRKLSDEVVQTKAMSGFIVDDMEEDMVHDTEEDESNEEDELFDSVCSFCDNGGDLLCCEGRCLRSFHATIDAGEESHCASLGLTKDEVEAMLNFFCKNCEYKQHQCFACGKLGSSDKETGAEVFPCVSATCGHFYHPHCVSKLLLRDDEVAADQLAKSIIAGESFTCPLHKCCICKQGENKADSDLQFAVCRRCPKAYHRKCLPRKIAFEDKLEEGIITRAWEGLLPNHRILIYCLKHEIDDEIGTPIRDHIIFPGIEENKTIIDRPRKKQSLASPSGKQKVASTKSSLTSKAPPQGKFSVKALKRVPSKAGQGETMEISERLLVGSDSSRRAKATDVSRKSFKGNVKSLSVQVDRSSSVDSKKTSLGERLYAAFVTEGTEQTKFGKQDNSDRETSRTVTVKPLRKKLISELPSLDEDSKRRLSSLMKDAASSVRMEEILKRHKIPSTHAYASKSAVDKAITLGKVEGSVEAIRTALKKLDVDGSSIEDAKAVCEPEVLSQIFKWKNKLKVYLAPFLHGMRYTSFGRHFTKVDKLQAIVDKLHWYVNDGDMIVDFCCGANDFSCLMKKKLDETGKNCLYKNYDILPAKNDFNFEKRDWMTVEPKELAPGSRLIMGLNPPFGVKAGLANKFINKALEFNPKLLILIVPPETERLDRKESAFELVWEDDQFLSGKSFYLPGSVDENDKQMDQWNMTAPPLYLWSRHDYAAHHKALAEKHGHISRPQSRTQMERNCYETHAVDHPKEEGQGDASMLIDLPLQINVTKELRNEAREDDKAGFPDNATEGGGESSHGHGDNQSGKTSRKRKRDRKKHGSGMRENSPLDGQNRGRHLASGIHGMSKHSPANIANVSPLLEGHSSKSIDMPSHVGSGDNDCQHFSNKGMPLSSPTIVIDGTSPLGVHSSKTIEMLSHDDGYQCDQMPHRSPVNVSSGILEGESSKPIEIPALSGIGDGGYEHFGVGMSHHSAATVIDGASSLQGLSSKSIEMPSYTQFDDNVHQHFEDKGVPRCSPAKVIAKSSLEDHSSKSIDIPSQTGFGSDYQHHEPTRSSSHIGTTYYGTQAGIPNDMGSYGMSSLNNGLSHGANLDERYTGYVRNTDSLGYRPSMSTDRELTMWPLARIYGQDFPAPTPGYGQMGSVPSNLYGNLGSSAEASYRMSTSAMDRYAPRLHQLNNTRMNTFRSEPFMPSRFGFYDSRAPQPGFFADMDFGPGFHPPFPQQGSGGWLDD, translated from the exons ATGGCCTCTTCAGATGACGAGGTGGAGGTGGGGCAAAAATTGGTCTCGGATTATTATTTTGAGCATGAGGGTGAGGGGAAACAAAAGGAGATAATTTCGTTTTCTGCTTTGCCAATTCAatggaatgaaaatgagaggACTGGGGGTTGTAAGGAACTTATATACTTGCGTGGTGCAGCTGATTCTGGACTCCAAAAGATTTTTAAGCCTGTAATAGCATGGAAATTTGATCTTACAAACGTGATTCCTGAGATATTTGTGCTTTCTAAAGAGAATAGTTGGATAAAACTTCAAAAGCCCAGGAAGTGCTATGAGGAAATTTATAGGACAATATTGATTATGGTGCATTGCCTTTCATACGCAAAGAGAAATCCAGAAGCAACTGCAAAATCTATCTGGGATTTCTTGTCCAGGTTTTTTTG CTTGTATGAGGTGAGACCTTCTCAGAATGATTTGGTGGATCACATGGATTTGATCAAGGAAGCGCTTGAAAGGGATGATGTTTTAGCAAAGTCTAAG TTTCTAGTGACATTTCTTGAGGAGAAGCCGACGAAAAGGAAACTATCAGATGAG GTTGTTCAAACTAAGGCAATGTCTGGATTTATAGTCGATGATATGGAAGAAGACATGGTCCATGACACAGAGGAAGATGAATCCAATGAAGAGGATGAATTATTTGATTCCGTTTGTTCTTTTTGTGATAATGGTGGTGACCTTCTATG TTGTGAAGGGAGGTGTTTGAGGTCATTTCACGCAACTATCGATGCCGGTGAAGAATCTCACTGTGCTTCTCTTGGCCTTACCAAGGATGAAGTGGAA GCAATGCTGAACTTTTTCTGTAAGAATTGTGAATATAAGCAGCACCAGTGCTTTGCTTGTGGGAAGCTAGGCTCCTCTGATAAGGAAACTGGCGCTGAG GTCTTTCCTTGTGTTTCTGCTACCTGCGGTCATTTTTATCACCCACATTGTGTATCAAAATTGCTTTTACGGGATGATGAAGTTGCTGCAGATCAGCTGGCAAAAAGCATAATTGCGGGAGAATCTTTTACTTGTCCGCTTCATAAGTGCTGTATTTGTAAACAAGGAGAGAATAAGGCAGATTCAGACCTACAGTTTGCTGTCTGCAGGCGTTGCCCCAAGGCATACCACAGGAAATGCTTACCGAG GAAGATTGCCTTTGAGGACAAATTAGAAGAAGGTATAATCACAAGAGCCTGGGAGGGTCTATTACCCAATCATCGTATACTAATATATTGCCT AAAACATGAgattgatgatgaaattgGGACTCCAATCAGAGACCATATTATATTTCCTGGTATTGAAGAAAACAAGACTATTATTGACAGACCTAGAAAAAAACAGTCGTTGGCTTCACCTTCAGGAAAACAGAAAGTTGCATCAACGAAAAGCAGTCTGACCTCAAAAGCTCCCCCTCAAGGAAAATTTTCTGTGAAAGCACTTAAACGTGTGCCTTCTAAGGCTGGTCAGGGTGAAACTATGGAAATAAGTGAGAGGTTACTTGTGGGATCAGATTCCTCAAGGAGAGCAAAAGCAACTGATGTATCCAGAAAGTCTTTCAAGGGAAATGTGAAGTCTCTCTCAGTTCAGGTTGATAGGTCCTCCTCGGTTGACTCAAAGAAAACCTCCCTGGGTGAGAGGTTATATGCTGCTTTTGTGACTGAGGGGACCGAACAAACAAAGTTTGGGAAACAGGATAACTCAGACAGAGAAACCAGTAGAACAGTGACAGTTAAGCCTCTtagaaaaaagttaattagtGAGCTGCCTTCATTAGATGAAGATTCTAAGAGAAG ACTGTCATCCTTGATGAAAGATGCTGCTTCTTCAGTAAGAATGGAAGAGATTCTGAAAAGGCACAAAATTCCATCAACCCATGCATACGCGTCAAAATCTGCTGTGGACAAGGCCATCACATTAGGAAAGGTGGAAGGCTCCGTTGAG GCTATTCGTACTGCATTAAAAAAGCTAGATGTAGATGGAAGCAGTATTGAAGATGCAAAAGCTGTTTGTGAGCCAGAAGTTCTAAGCCAGATATTTAAGTGGAAG AACAAACTCAAAGTTTATCTTGCACCATTTTTACATGGTATGAGATATACATCATTTGGTCGCCATTTTACTAAAGTGGACAAACTTCAAGCG ATAGTCGACAAGCTTCATTGGTATGTAAATGATGGTGATATG ATTGTGGACTTCTGCTGCGGTGCTAACGATTTTAGCTGCCTAATGAAAAAGAAGCTTGACGAAACGGGAAAGAACTGCttgtacaaaaattatgatattttgccAGCAAAG aatgattttaattttgagaagagGGATTGGATGACTGTTGAACCAAAAGAGTTGGCACCAGGGTCACGATTG ATCATGGGGCTGAATCCTCCTTTTGGGGTTAAAGCAGGTTTAGCAAACAAGTTTATCAATAAGGCTCTTGAGTTTAACCCAAAGCTCCTTATTCTTATTGTTCCCCCAGAAACAGAAAG GTTAGATAGAAAGGAATCAGCTTTTGAACTTGTTTGGGAGGATGATCAGTTTTTATCTGGAAAG TCATTTTATCTGCCTGGATCTGttgatgaaaatgataaacaaaTGGATCAGTGGAATATGACAGCACCACCTCTCTATCTTTGGAGCCGTCATGATTATGCTGCCCATCACAAAGCGCTGGCTGAAAAACATGGTCACATATCCAGGCCACAGAGTCGGACACAGATGGAGAGAAACTGCTATGAAACTCATGCCGTAGATCATCCAAAGGAGGAAGGTCAAGGTGATGCCTCCATGCTAATTGATCTTCCTTTGCAAATTAATGTAACAAAGGAGCTCAGAAACGAAGCAAGAGAAGATGACAAAGCTGGCTTCCCTGACAACGCTACTGAAGGAGGGGGTGAAAGCAGTCATGGCCACGGGGACAACCAGTCTGGTAAGACTTCAAGGAAGAGGAAGCGCGATAGGAAAAAACATGGAAGTGGAATGAGAGAAAACTCACCTTTGGATGGGCAGAATCGTGGAAGGCATCTAGCGAGTGGGATACATGGAATGTCAAAACATTCACCAGCCAACATAGCTAATGTCAGTCCCTTATTGGAGGGTCACTCATCCAAATCTATTGATATGCCTTCACATGTTGGATCCGGAGATAATGATTGTCAACATTTCAGCAACAAGGGAATGCCTCTCTCTTCCCCAACCATTGTTATTGATGGCACGTCCCCATTGGGAGTTCACTCATCCAAAACTATTGAGATGCTATCTCATGATGATGGTTATCAATGTGACCAAATGCCTCACAGGTCCCCTGTCAATGTGAGTAGTGGAATATTGGAAGGTGAATCATCCAAACCTATTGAGATACCTGCCCTTTCTGGAATTGGTGACGGTGGTTATGAACATTTCGGTGTTGGAATGTCTCATCATTCTGCAGCCACTGTGATCGATGGTGCATCTTCATTGCAAGGTCTCTCATCCAAATCTATTGAGATGCCTTCATATACTCAATTTGACGACAATGTTCATCAACATTTTGAGGACAAGGGGGTGCCTCGCTGTTCTCCCGCCAAAGTGATTGCCAAATCCTCATTGGAAGATCATTCCTCCAAATCTATTGATATACCTTCACAAACTGGGTTTGGCAGTGATTATCAACATCATGAGCCGACCAGATCTAGCTCACATATTGGAACAACTTATTATGGGACCCAGGCTGGTATTCCCAATGACATGGGTAGCTATGGCATGAGCAGTTTAAACAATGGACTTTCACATGGTGCTAACTTGGATGAACGGTATACTGGGTATGTAAGAAACACAGATAGCCTTGGTTATAGGCCCTCCATGAGCACTGACAGGGAATTGACTATGTGGCCACTGGCACGAATATACGGGCAAGACTTTCCAGCACCTACCCCTGGATATGGTCAGATGGGATCAGTGCCATCTAATTTATATGGGAATCTGGGTTCTAGTGCTGAAGCATCCTATAGAATGAGCACATCTGCTATGGATCGTTATGCACCTCGACTGCATCAATTGAATAACACGAGGATGAATACTTTCAGGTCTGAGCCATTCATGCCGAGTAGATTTGGCTTTTATGACTCTAGAGCACCGCAACCTGGCTTCTTTGCAGACATGGACTTTGGTCCTGGTTTTCATCCCCCGTTTCCACAACAAGGCTCTGGAGGTTGGCTCGATGATTGA
- the LOC102628229 gene encoding sodium/hydrogen exchanger 4 isoform X2, with amino-acid sequence MGLSIQDYLALGTIFSSTDTVCTLQILNQDETPLLYSLVFGEGVVNDATSVVLFNAVQKIDVRELNGKAALRIFRDFLYLFSTSTILGVTAGLLTALVLKTLYFGKHSSVREIALMVLMAYLSYILAELLELSGILTVFFCGIFMSHYAWHNMTDSSRITTRHTFAMMSFIAETFIFLYVGMDAFDIEKWRMSKLSFVTSLGVYSALILMILLGRAAFVFPLSLLSNYMNSHRSPSISFNHQVVIWWAGLMRGAVSIALAFKQFTYSGVTSDPDSATMITATIIIVLFTTLVFGFLTRPLVKYLLPHPQHATNNSCREPKSPNEDMNLPLLSFDESTTTNLLRAKDSLSMLLDRPVYTIHSFWRRFDDTYMRPVFGGPDSNQSQC; translated from the exons ATGGGTCTGAGTATACAAGATTATCTCG CTTTAGGGACAATCTTTTCTTCCACAGATACAGTTTGTACACTGCAG ATTCTCAATCAAGATGAAACTCCTTTGCTTTACAGCTTAGTCTTCGGGGAAGGAGTCGTGAACGACGCAACATCAGTGGTTCTCTTTAATGCAGTTCAAAAAATTGATGTCAGAGAACTTAACGGCAAGGCAGCTCTTAGAATATTTAGAGATTTCTTGTACTTATTCTCAACAAGCACTATACTGGGAGTTACT GCTGGTCTTTTGACAGCATTGGTACTTAAAACCTTATACTTTGGAAA ACATTCAAGTGTTCGTGAAATTGCTTTGATGGTTTTAATGGCATATCTGTCTTACATATTGGCTGAG CTGTTAGAGCTAAGTGGAATTCTCACCGTTTTCTTTTGTGGGATTTTCATGTCACACTATGCATGGCACAATATGACCGACAGTTCGAGAATTACAACCAG GCATACATTTGCCATGATGTCGTTTATAGCAGAAACTTTCATATTTCTCTATGTGGGAATGGATGCTTTTGACATTGAGAAATGGAGGATGAGTAAGTTGAG TTTTGTCACCTCTTTGGGTGTCTATAGTGCCTTAATCTTGATGATATTGCTTGGACGTGCTGCATTTGTGTTTCCTCTCTCCCTTTTGTCCAATTACATGAACAGCCATAGGTCACCATCAATCTCGTTCAACCACCAG GTAGTTATCTGGTGGGCTGGGCTCATGAGAGGGGCAGTTTCTATTGCATTGGCTTTCAAACAG TTCACATACTCTGGAGTTACAAGCGATCCAGATAGTGCTACCATGATTACAGCCACCATAATTATTGTCCTCTTCACTACATTG GTGTTTGGATTTTTGACAAGGCCGCTTGTCAAATATCTGCTCCCTCATCCTCAGCATGCAACTAACAACAGCTGTCGGGAGCCAAAGTCCCCTAATGAGGACATGAACCTGCCTTTGCTCTCGTTTGATGAATCTACCACTACCAACCTTCTTCGTGCAAAGGATAGCTTGTCGATGCTATTAGATCGTCCTGTGTATACAATACACTCCTTCTGGAGGAGGTTTGATGATACCTACATGAGGCCCGTATTTGGGGGGCCTGATAGCAATCAGTCACAATGTTAG
- the LOC102629000 gene encoding fimbrin-1: MSSYVGVLVSDQWLQSQFTQVELRSLKSKFVSIKNQNGKVTVADLPPVMAKLKAFSTMFTEEDIKGILAESYAGAGDEIDFEAFLRAYINLQGRATTKPGSAKNSSSFLKASTTTLLHTISESEKASYVAHINSYLGDDPFLKQFLPLDPTTNDLFDLAKDGVLLCKLINIAVPGTIDERAINTKRVINPWERNENHTLCLNSAKAIGCTVVNIGTQDLVEGRPHLILGLISQIIKIQLLADLNLKKTPQLVELVEDNSDVEELMGLAPEKVLLKWMNYHLKKAGYEKPVTNFSSDLKDGKAYTYLLNVLAPEHCNPATLDMKDPTERAKLVLDHAERMDCKRYLSPKDIVEGSANLNLAFVAQVFHQRSGLTTDSKKISFAEMITDDVQTSREERCFRLWINSLGIATYCNNVFEDVRNGWLLLEVLDKVSPGSVDWKQASKPPIKMPFRKVENCNQVIKIGKQLKFSLVNVAGNDFVQGNKKLILAFLWQLMRFNMLQLLKNLRSRSQGKEITDVGILKWANDKVKSTGRTSQMESFKDKSLSNGLFFLELLSSVEPRVVNWNLVTKGESDEEKRLNATYIISVARKLGCSIFLLPEDIMEVNQKMILTLTASIMYWSLQQQVEEAESSPLPSPTNGHSTTSPDASPVPSPANGRSTTTRDASPIPSPANGYRTTTPDASLAPSPANGYSSTTPDASPAPSVSGEDEISSLSGDVSNLTIDDAASDTTMSSQVENADTPVV, translated from the exons ATGTCAAGCTATGTTGGAGTTCTTGTTTCTGATCAATGGCTTCAAAGCCAGTTCACACAAGTTGAGCTTCGCAGCCTTAAATCCAAA tttgtttcaATAAAGAATCAAAATGGCAAAGTTACAGTGGCAGACTTGCCACCTGTGATGGCAAAATTGAAGGCTTTTAGTACAATGTTCACCGAGGAAGATATCAAGGGGATCTTGGCTGAGTCGTATGCTGGCGCTGGTGATGAGATTGATTTTGAAGCCTTTCTCAGG GCATATATAAATTTGCAAGGTCGAGCTACCACAAAACCGGGAAGTGCAAAGAACTCTTCATCATTTCTTAAGGCTTCCACAACCACCCTTCTTCATACAATCAGTGAATCAGAGAAAGCATCTTATGTTGCTCACATAAACAGCTATCTTGGGGATGATCCTTTCCTGAAGCAGTTTCTTCCTTTAGACCCAACTACAAATGATTTGTTTGATCTTGCGAAAGATGGAGTTCTTCTATG TAAGCTGATCAACATTGCTGTGCCGGGAACAATAGATGAAAGAGCTATCAACACAAAACGGGTAATCAACCCATGGGAGAGGAATGAGAACCACACTCTTTGCCTAAACTCTGCAAAGGCCATTGGCTGTACTGTGGTTAACATTGGTACACAAGATCTGGTTGAAGGAAGG CCTCATCTGATTCTAGGGTTGATTTCCCAAATCATAAAG ATCCAACTATTAGCAGATCTCAATCTTAAAAAGACACCCCAGCTTGTCGAATTGGTGGAAGACAACAGC GATGTTGAGGAGCTCATGGGATTAGCTCCTGAGAAGGTCTtactaaaatggatgaattACCATCTGAAAAAGGCAGGATATGAGAAGCCTGTCACAAATTTTTCTTCCGACTTGAAG GATGGTAAGGCATATACATACCTGCTTAATGTTCTTGCACCAGAACACTGTAATCCAGCTACATTGGATATGAAGGATCCCACTGAAAGGGCTAAATTGGTACTTGATCATGCGGAAAGAATGGACTGCAAACGATATTTGAGCCCAAAAGATATAGTTGAGGGATCAGCAAATTTGAACCTTGCATTCGTGGCGCAAGTATTTCATCAAAG GAGTGGCCTTACTACAGACAGCAAAAAGATTTCCTTTGCCGAGATGATCACAGATGATGTGCAAACATCCAGAGAAGAGAGATGTTTTCGACTATGGATTAACAGTCTTGGAATTGCTACTTACTGCAATAATGTGTTTGAGGATGTCAGGAATGG ATGGTTACTTCTAGAAGTGCTGGACAAAGTTTCTCCTGGATCGGTTGATTGGAAGCAGGCATCCAAGCCACCGATTAAGATGCCATTTAGAAAAGTGGAGAACTGTAATCAAGTTATAAAGATTGGAAAGCAATTGAAATTTTCCCTAGTGAATGTAGCTGGAAATGATTTTGTTCAAGGAAATAAGAAGCTCATACTtg cTTTCCTGTGGCAGTTGATGAGGTTTAATATGCTTCAACTCCTGAAGAACTTGAGATCACGCTCCCAAGGGAAGGAGATTACTGATGTGGGTATCCTTAAGTGGGCAAACGACAAAGTCAAGAGTACGGGCAGAACTTCTCAAATGGAGAGCTTCAAG GATAAGAGCCTATCAAATGGATTATTCTTCCTTGAGCTTCTAAGCTCTGTGGAGCCAAGGGTGGTAAATTGGAATCTTGTCACCAAGGGTGAAAGCG ATGAGGAAAAGAGGTTAAATGCTACATACATAATTAGTGTGGCTAGGAAGCTTGGCTGTTCCATTTTCTTGTTGCCAGAGGACATTATGGAG GTAAATCAGAAGATGATCCTCACTCTAACTGCTAGCATAATGTACTGGAGCCTGCAGCAACAGGTAGAAGAGGCTGAGTCATCGCCCTTGCCCTCGCCAACTAACGGCCACAGTACAACTTCCCCCGATGCATCTCCGGTGCCTTCCCCAGCTAATGGACGTAGTACCACAACTCGTGATGCATCCCCAATACCCTCCCCGGCTAACGGGTATAGAACCACAACTCCTGATGCATCCTTGGCTCCCTCCCCGGCTAACGGGTACAGTTCCACTACTCCTGATGCATCCCCGGCGCCATCTGTAAGTGGTGAAGATGAAATCTCATCTCTCAGTGGTGATGTTTCAAACCTGACCATCGATGATGCTGCCTCGGATACTACGATGTCTTCACAAGTTGAGAATGCGGATACACCGGTTGTATAA
- the LOC102628229 gene encoding sodium/hydrogen exchanger 4 isoform X1, producing MMEISEFAKNITQEHTQVVPISLFVAILCLCLIVGHLLEENRWVNESITAILIGCVSGIIILSITKWKSSHILRFDEELFFIYLLPPIIFNAGFQVKKKQFFHNFLTIMMFGVIGVFISVSIITVGSWWLFPKLGFMGLSIQDYLALGTIFSSTDTVCTLQILNQDETPLLYSLVFGEGVVNDATSVVLFNAVQKIDVRELNGKAALRIFRDFLYLFSTSTILGVTAGLLTALVLKTLYFGKHSSVREIALMVLMAYLSYILAELLELSGILTVFFCGIFMSHYAWHNMTDSSRITTRHTFAMMSFIAETFIFLYVGMDAFDIEKWRMSKLSFVTSLGVYSALILMILLGRAAFVFPLSLLSNYMNSHRSPSISFNHQVVIWWAGLMRGAVSIALAFKQFTYSGVTSDPDSATMITATIIIVLFTTLVFGFLTRPLVKYLLPHPQHATNNSCREPKSPNEDMNLPLLSFDESTTTNLLRAKDSLSMLLDRPVYTIHSFWRRFDDTYMRPVFGGPDSNQSQC from the exons ATGATGGAGATAAGTGAGTTTGCAAAAAACATAACACAGGAACACACACAAGTCGTGCCAATCTCTTTGTTTGTGGCAATTCTTTGCCTTTGTTTAATTGTTGGACACTTGCTTGAAGAGAACCGCTGGGTTAATGAATCCATCACTGCCATCTTGATA GGATGTGTGTCtggaataataattttatctataaCCAAGTGGAAAAGTTCTCACATTCTAAGGTTTGATGAAGAACTGTTCTTCATATATCTTCTTCCTCCCATTATATTCAATGCTGG GTTTCAGGTGAAGAAGAAACAGTTCTTTCACAACTTTCTAACCATCATGATGTTTGGTGTGATTGGAGTCTTTATTTCGGTGTCAATCATCACTGTAG GCAGCTGGTGGCTCTTTCCAAAGTTAGGATTTATGGGTCTGAGTATACAAGATTATCTCG CTTTAGGGACAATCTTTTCTTCCACAGATACAGTTTGTACACTGCAG ATTCTCAATCAAGATGAAACTCCTTTGCTTTACAGCTTAGTCTTCGGGGAAGGAGTCGTGAACGACGCAACATCAGTGGTTCTCTTTAATGCAGTTCAAAAAATTGATGTCAGAGAACTTAACGGCAAGGCAGCTCTTAGAATATTTAGAGATTTCTTGTACTTATTCTCAACAAGCACTATACTGGGAGTTACT GCTGGTCTTTTGACAGCATTGGTACTTAAAACCTTATACTTTGGAAA ACATTCAAGTGTTCGTGAAATTGCTTTGATGGTTTTAATGGCATATCTGTCTTACATATTGGCTGAG CTGTTAGAGCTAAGTGGAATTCTCACCGTTTTCTTTTGTGGGATTTTCATGTCACACTATGCATGGCACAATATGACCGACAGTTCGAGAATTACAACCAG GCATACATTTGCCATGATGTCGTTTATAGCAGAAACTTTCATATTTCTCTATGTGGGAATGGATGCTTTTGACATTGAGAAATGGAGGATGAGTAAGTTGAG TTTTGTCACCTCTTTGGGTGTCTATAGTGCCTTAATCTTGATGATATTGCTTGGACGTGCTGCATTTGTGTTTCCTCTCTCCCTTTTGTCCAATTACATGAACAGCCATAGGTCACCATCAATCTCGTTCAACCACCAG GTAGTTATCTGGTGGGCTGGGCTCATGAGAGGGGCAGTTTCTATTGCATTGGCTTTCAAACAG TTCACATACTCTGGAGTTACAAGCGATCCAGATAGTGCTACCATGATTACAGCCACCATAATTATTGTCCTCTTCACTACATTG GTGTTTGGATTTTTGACAAGGCCGCTTGTCAAATATCTGCTCCCTCATCCTCAGCATGCAACTAACAACAGCTGTCGGGAGCCAAAGTCCCCTAATGAGGACATGAACCTGCCTTTGCTCTCGTTTGATGAATCTACCACTACCAACCTTCTTCGTGCAAAGGATAGCTTGTCGATGCTATTAGATCGTCCTGTGTATACAATACACTCCTTCTGGAGGAGGTTTGATGATACCTACATGAGGCCCGTATTTGGGGGGCCTGATAGCAATCAGTCACAATGTTAG